CCGAACTGCCGGTGGCCACCAGGGTGTCGGCCGGCGTGGCTTCGGACAGGGCATCGACAAAATGCGCGTGGCTGATCGGCCCGGCATCCGCGAAGCTGCCCTGGGGATGCAGCGGATGGTCGAGCTTCCAGCGCAGGCAGCGCGCCCGCCAGGCGTCGACCGCCAGCGGCGCCGGCCCCAGTGCGCCGCGCAGACCTTGCAGGAAGTCTCCGGCATCGAGGGCCAGCCGGGTGGCCTCGGGAAGATCGGTCTTGTCATCGAGTTCGTGGGCATCGATGTCGACCACGATCTTCTGGGCATGGCGCCCGAACTCCGCCCGGTTGTAGGCCGTGACCACGGGATCGAGCCGGGCGCCGACACAGATCAGCAGGTCGCAGTTCTGCACCGCGAAGTTGGCGGCGCGCGTGGCCACCACGCCGGGGCGGCCAATGTTCAGCGGGTCCTCGTGGGGCAGCAGGTCCAGGGCATTCCAGGTGAAGACGCATGGCAGGCCGGCCTCATGCGCCAGGGCCTGCAGGGCGTCGGCCGCACCGGACAGGCGCACGCCATGCCCCGCCAGCAGCAGCGGGCGCTGTGCCTGGCGCAGCTGACGGGCCAGCGCGGCGAAGTCGACCGTGGACGGTGCCGGGCGGACCGGGGCCTGCCAGGGACGCAGGGCCGCCGCATCGACCGGCGCCGCCTGCACGTCCAGCGGAACGTCCAGCCAGACCGGCCCGGGGCGGCCGCTGCGCATGTGGTGCAGGGCCTCCTCCAGCAGGGCACGGATGTCGGCGGGCTCTTCCACCACGGCGGCGAACTTGGTGATCGGCCGCACCAGGGGCACGATGTCCACCTCCTGCACGCCCGTCTGGCGCAGCGGCCGGCCACGCAGGCGGTCGGCCCGCTTGGCCTGGCCGGAAATGACCAGCATGGGCACCGAGTCGATCCAGGCGCCCGCCACCGGCGTGACGATGTTGGTGGCCCCGGGCCCCGTGGTCACCATGGCCACGCCGAAGGTCGGAGCCCCCGGGCGGCCGGTGCGTCCATAGGCCTCGGCGGCGATGCCGCAGGCCTGTTCGTGCTGGCAAGCCACGGCCTGCAGGCGTGGCTGGCAGGCCAGCGCGTCGTTGAGGTGCATGGCCCCCCCACCGGGGAGCACGAAGACATGGCCGATGCCTTCATCGGCCAGCCGGGACATCAGCCAATCGGCCAGGCGTTGGGTCATGCGTGGAACGTCAGTTGAGCCAGTACATTAGACGGGTCTTGCGATCCCGGTTGAGGTTGATGGCTTCGTCGGTGTAGAACGAATCGTCGGCAAAGTGGGTGGAAGAGATTTCCTCGATCACGGCGCCGGTGCGTGTGGAGAACGCATGCCGCACACCGGGCTCGATGTTGATCACCTCCCCCTCTTTGCACCGCTGCAATTTACCGTCCAGGCTGATCTCGATTTCGCCGAAAAGAATGTGGAAAGTCTCCTCCTTCCGGCGGTGCAACTGCTCCGGATGCAGTTGTCCCGGCAGGCTCACCAGCAGCTTTTTGCAGTAGCCGCGGTTGACCACAGTGAACATGGTCAAACCCACCTCGTCAAAACGCTCCAGGCCATAGTGGTGGGAAATCTCCAGGTCAACGCCCCCCGGCACGGTGATGCGGCTGTGCTGCAGCAGCTCGCGCACCCGGCAGGCGATGTCGAGGATCCTGGCACGCCGGTCGCTCTGTTCGGTGTTGGCCAAGGTCACGGCGCCATCGGCGGCGATGGGCTCGCGGGCCACGAAGCGGCTGTACTTGCTCCACTCGTTGGCCGTGATCTGGCCCGGCTCGGGAGGAAAGGCGAAGTAGACGTCCGCATTCTCCAGGGTCTGGCCGGCGTCGATCGGCCGGCGCACGAAGACACCGCGGCGCAGGCTGCGCAGGCTGTCCTGTTCGGCCGTGTTGACGGGCGCGCGCTCGCTGGGACTGCCGCAGATGGCAAAGGCGCGCCGCGCCGAGGCCAGCCAGCGGCGCACCTGTTCGGGTGTGGCCGAATAGCCATTGACCGGGTACTCGGGCGTGCCCACCGCCACGTGCTTCTCGAAGATGTCGGCCCCCTTGGCGACCGCCATCGCCACCAGGTCGGCGTGGTCCGGGTGTTCGTGGGTGGAAAAGCCCACGCGCAGGCCGGGATAGCGCTGGCGCAGGAAGTCGATCTGGCTGAGCTGCATGTGCTCATCGGGCGCCGGATACTCGGCCACGCAGTGCAGCAGGGCAAAGGCCTTGTCTCGGTGCCGCAGGAAGCTGACCATGTTGTCCAGCGTGGCCACCGAGGCGCCGGCGGTGGAGGCGATGATCGGCCGGTCCGTGCGGACGATGCGCTCGATCAGCGGCCAGTCGCCGAAGGAACAGCTGGCCACCTTGATGATGTCCAGGCCCTGCGCCTCGATGACATCCACCGAGGCCTCATCGAAGGGCGTGGACATGGTCAGCAGGCCCTGGCGGCGTGTCTCCTCCACCAGGCTGTCGAACTGGGCCCGGCTCAGGCGCGTCTCGCTGAAGCGCTTGATGTACTTGACGTCTTCGCGGCCACGCATGGCCGGGTGGATGAAGCTGTCCAGGTCGCGGTATTGCAGCTTCATCGCGAAGCTGAACTCGGGGAACTCCCGGCTGACCGCGGCGAACTCGCGGATGATGCGCAGGCCATGGTCGAGATCGCCCATGTGGTTGTTGGCCATCTCGAAGGTGACCAGGCGAGGCGGGATGAGGTGTTTCATGAAGGGCTCCTGCGGGCCTGCGCGCTCAGTCGAAGCGCACGCCCAGGTACTGCTCGATGCTGGCGGCGGCATGCTCGAGCATGGGCTCGGTCAGTGCAGGCTGCACGCCGATCCAGAAGGTCTTGGACATCACCGTGTCGGAGCGCGCCAGCGTGCCGCTGACACGGTAGTTGCGACCCTGCATATAGGGCTGCCGGGTGAGGTTGCCGGCGAACAGCAGCCGGGTGCCGACGCGCTGCTGGTCCAGGTAGGTCAGCAGGTCCAGGCGAGAGACCGGTGCCTCTTCGCGCAGGGTGATGGGAAAGCCGAACCAGGACGGCTCCGCACCGGCGGTGGCCTGCGGCAGGATGAGGAATTCCTCGCAACTGCGCAGACGCTCGTGCAGGAAGGTGAAATGCCGGCGCCGCGCGGCGATGAAAGCTTCGAGCTTGCCGAGCTGGGCCAGGCCACAGGCAGCCTGCATGTCGGTGATCTTCAGGTTGTAGCCGAGGTGACTGTAAGTGTATTTGTGGTCATAGCCCGCCGGCAGCTGGCCCAGTTGCTGGCAGAAGCGGCGACCGCAGGTGTTGTCCTTGCCGGGCGCGCAGTAGCAGTCGCGGCCCCAGTCACGGAAGCTCTCGGCGATGCGGCGCAGTTCGTCGTGTCGGGTGAACACCGCCCCGCCTTCGCCCATCGTGATGTGATGGGCGGGGTAGAAACTCAGGGTGCCGATGTCGCCAAAAGTGCCGACCTTCTGTCCTCGGTAGGTCGATCCCAGGGCATCGCAGCAGTCCTCGACCAGCCACAAGCCATGGCGGCGGCACAGGTCGGTGACCACGTCCAGGTTGAAGGGATTGCCCAGCGTGTGCGCCAGCATGATGGCCTTGGTGCGCGGCCCGATGGCCGCCTCGATCAGGCTGGCATCGACGTTGTAGGTCGGAATGTCGACATCGACGAAGACTGGCACGGCCCCGAACTGCAGGATCGGATTGACCGTGGTCGGGAATCCCGCCGCCACGCTGATCACTTCATCGCCCGGCCGGATGGCCCGCTCGCCCAGGCGAGGCGAGGTCAGCGTGTGAAAGGCCACCAGGTTGGCGGAGGACCCGCTGTTGACCGTCAGCACGTGGGGCACGCCCAGGAACTGGGCCAAGCCGGACTCGAAGGCCGCATTGAAGCGGCCGGTGGTCAACCAGCCGTCCAGGCTGGCCTCGACCATCAGGCGCAGCTCCGCCGCATCCAGCAACTTGCCCGAAGGCGGCACCACGCTCACCCCCGGCTCGAAAGGCCGGGGCTGGCCCAAGGTCAGCGCCGCGTACTGGTCGACCAGTTCAGCGATCCGCTGACGCAGCTGCAGGGCCTCTTCATTCGCCACGCATGGCCTCCTTGGATGTCTGCCTCATCGAATCAGCGCCCCGGGCCCAGGTGCGCCCGGATCTGCGCTTGCATCAGCGCATGGGCCGGTTGCCCGGCAAACAGCTGGCGCTCCCAATCCACCGTCCAGGCAATCGCCTGGCGGGTATCCAGCCGCGGCTGCCAGCCCAGCGACTGGCGGGCCAGGCTGGCGTCCAGGCGCAGATGCAGGGACTCTTTCGGGCCGTCCGGGGTGGCCAAGGCCACCACATCCCCGCCACCCCACTGGTGACAGGCCCGACGGGCCACGTCTGCGACCGACCAGATCTCGTCCACGGACGGGCCGAAGTTGTAGGCCGGGGCCAGGCCGGCACGCCCCCCCGCCATGGCTTCGGCCAGCACCAGATAGCCCGACAGGGCGTCCAGCACATGCTGCCAGGGACGGGTGGCTTGGGGATGGCGCAGCGCCAGCGGCCGCCCCGCCCGCAGTGCCCTGAACAAATCGGGCAGCAGCCGATCGCGACAACGGTCCCCGCCGCCGATCACGTTGCCGGCCCGGGCCGTGACCAGACGCGGTCTGGCGTCGCCACTGAAGTAACTGCCACGAAAGGCCTGCACCACCAGTTCGGCACAGGCCTTGGAGTTGCTGTAGGGGTCATGCCCTCCCAGCGGATCGGTTTCGCGGTAGGGCCAGGGCTGGCGCTCGTCGCGGTAGACCTTGTCGGTGGTCACCACCAGCACGGCCTGCAGGTCGGCCCGATCACGGCAGGCTTGAAGCAGGTTGGCGGTGCCCTGGACATTGGTGTCGTAGGTCCCCAGTGGATCCTCGTAGCCCACGCGCACCAGGGCCTGTGCCGCCAGATGCAGCACCACCTGGGGCCGGCAGTCGGCCACGGCCTGCGCCAGCCGTTCGGGCTGGCGGATGTCCACCCGCAGATCGGAGGCCAGGATGGAGGCCACCTCGGCCATGTCAAACAGGCTGTCGGGCTCGGGCGCCAGGGCAAGGCCGTGAACCTCCGCGCCCAGCGCATGGAGCATCCAGCTCAGCCAGCTGCCCTTGAAGCCGGTGTGGCCGGTGACCAGCACACGGCGCGACGCCCAGAACGCGGCATTCGGCACGGCCGCTGCGGCGGGGCTCATTTCCAGAATTTCCACGGGGCCTGGCCGCTGGACCACAGCGACTCCAGTTGGTGTTTGTCGCGCAAGGTGTCCATCGGCTGCCAGAAGCCATCGTGCTTGAAGGCCCGCAACTGGTCCGCGGCAGCCAGGGTCTCCAGCGGCGTGGATTCCCAGGTGACCATGTCGTGCGCGATGAGGTCGATGACGCGCGGCTTGAGCACGAAAAAGCCGCCGTTGATCCAGCCACCGTCGCCCAGCGGCTTCTCGACAAAGCGGTTGACCGCGTCGCCGAGCAATTCCACCGAACCGAAACGCCCAGGCGGCCTGACCGCGGTCATCGTGGCTTCCCGGCCGTGCGCCTGGTGAAAGCGGATCAGGGCGCCAATATCGAGGTCCGCCAAACCGTCGCCATAGGTGAAACAGAAATCTTCATCGCCCAGGAAGGGCCGCACGCGGCGCAGGCGGCCCCCGGTGAGCGTGTTTTCCCCTGTGTTGACCAGGGTGACCTTCCAAGGCTCGGCCTTGTGGTCATGAACCTGCATGCTGCCGTTGCTCATGTCGAAGGTCACATCCGACATGTGCAGGAAGTAGTTGGAGAAATACTCCTTGATGACGTAGCCCTTGTAGCCGCAGCAGATGATGAAGTCGTTGACGCCGAAGGATGAATAGACCTTCAAGATGTGCCACAGAATGGGCAGCCCACCGATTTCGACCATGGGTTTGGGTCGGACGGAGGTTTCCTCCGACAGCCGGGTGCCCGCTCCGCCGGCCAGGATGACGGCCTTCAATGCCGACCTCCGCCGTGAGGGAGCCAGGACGGCGAGCGGTGTCCGGGGTCGGTCTGGGCAGCAGCGTGGATCATTTCAGCCTTGGTTAGGGTGACCAGCAGGGCCGTTCAGCACTTGGCCTGTGTCACCTGCATGATGCTTCACGAACCGCGCACCGCCGCCTGGTACAACAGCCGCGCCTTGCCGAGCCGTTGACCCAGTTCGCCATCCAGCCCCAGCGCAGACCCAGACGTGTTGTCGACCCACTGGACATCATGTGTCTTAAACAAATCCATTGTATCTTCGACCGACTCGATCAACATGATGTCGGCATACTCGCTTTTCCCTGTCATGGAGAGGGCTTCGGCAATCAGTCCGATGATCTGCTGGGCATTCATGCCGCCGGTATTCGAGGGCGTCAGCGCAAATGCAAGCGTCACCGGATCTCCAGGCGCAAACTCGCTGGCATAGGCGATCAGAATCTCCACCCATTCCAGCGTGGTCCAGTCCACATCGCAGAGGAATGCCTGTTTTCTCGGCTTGAAACGGCGGGGAGTTTGGGTGGACAACACGCGCAGGCGTGACAGCACCAGGTCGCTGGCCACCTGCCAGCTCAGGTGAGCCTCGGCAAATGCCCGGGCCCGCCGGCCCATGTCGCGCAGCGCAGCGCGGTCCGTGTAAGCAGCGCGCATGGCCCGGGATACGGCCTTCAGATCCGGCTCCTGCAGCCAGAAACCGGGGGCGGAAGGCTTGAAGCGGTCCACTTGGGTCGGGCTGCGCTCGCTGGGGATCAGAAAGGCGAACTCCTCCCGCACGAAGTCCGCCGCCGCGCCTTCACGGGTGACGATGACGGGCAGGCCGCACGCCATGGCCTCGGCAATCGGAAGTCCGAAGCCCTCGCCCCGATACGGCAGCGCCAGCACGTTGCAGGAGCGATACAGCGCAATCACCTCGTCTTCGGTCAGAGCGTCGGTGATGTATTCGATTTCCGGCGCATCGGGGAAGCGGGTTCGGACATTTTCCAGGAAACCATGCAAATCGCTGCCCTGATAGACCGTGCCTGGCTGCCCCTTGATCAACA
This sequence is a window from Ideonella dechloratans. Protein-coding genes within it:
- the rfbF gene encoding glucose-1-phosphate cytidylyltransferase; translated protein: MKAVILAGGAGTRLSEETSVRPKPMVEIGGLPILWHILKVYSSFGVNDFIICCGYKGYVIKEYFSNYFLHMSDVTFDMSNGSMQVHDHKAEPWKVTLVNTGENTLTGGRLRRVRPFLGDEDFCFTYGDGLADLDIGALIRFHQAHGREATMTAVRPPGRFGSVELLGDAVNRFVEKPLGDGGWINGGFFVLKPRVIDLIAHDMVTWESTPLETLAAADQLRAFKHDGFWQPMDTLRDKHQLESLWSSGQAPWKFWK
- a CDS encoding thiamine pyrophosphate-binding protein, whose product is MTQRLADWLMSRLADEGIGHVFVLPGGGAMHLNDALACQPRLQAVACQHEQACGIAAEAYGRTGRPGAPTFGVAMVTTGPGATNIVTPVAGAWIDSVPMLVISGQAKRADRLRGRPLRQTGVQEVDIVPLVRPITKFAAVVEEPADIRALLEEALHHMRSGRPGPVWLDVPLDVQAAPVDAAALRPWQAPVRPAPSTVDFAALARQLRQAQRPLLLAGHGVRLSGAADALQALAHEAGLPCVFTWNALDLLPHEDPLNIGRPGVVATRAANFAVQNCDLLICVGARLDPVVTAYNRAEFGRHAQKIVVDIDAHELDDKTDLPEATRLALDAGDFLQGLRGALGPAPLAVDAWRARCLRWKLDHPLHPQGSFADAGPISHAHFVDALSEATPADTLVATGSSGLAVEFLYAGFRNKPGQRLFLTSGLGSMGYGLPAAIGACLGQGRSPMIAVESDGSLQLNVQELATLATQALPICLFVMNNGGYASIRNTQRNYFQGRYLASGPDSGLRLPDLAALARTYGLPCVTIADSHALAAALSGAMALPRPCLVDVQLVPDETLQPKCAAIPLAEGGMVSMPLEDMSPLLSLEALEAEMLTPLSPRSRQARGGPC
- the rfbG gene encoding CDP-glucose 4,6-dehydratase, which translates into the protein MSPAAAAVPNAAFWASRRVLVTGHTGFKGSWLSWMLHALGAEVHGLALAPEPDSLFDMAEVASILASDLRVDIRQPERLAQAVADCRPQVVLHLAAQALVRVGYEDPLGTYDTNVQGTANLLQACRDRADLQAVLVVTTDKVYRDERQPWPYRETDPLGGHDPYSNSKACAELVVQAFRGSYFSGDARPRLVTARAGNVIGGGDRCRDRLLPDLFRALRAGRPLALRHPQATRPWQHVLDALSGYLVLAEAMAGGRAGLAPAYNFGPSVDEIWSVADVARRACHQWGGGDVVALATPDGPKESLHLRLDASLARQSLGWQPRLDTRQAIAWTVDWERQLFAGQPAHALMQAQIRAHLGPGR
- a CDS encoding N-acetylneuraminate synthase family protein; amino-acid sequence: MKHLIPPRLVTFEMANNHMGDLDHGLRIIREFAAVSREFPEFSFAMKLQYRDLDSFIHPAMRGREDVKYIKRFSETRLSRAQFDSLVEETRRQGLLTMSTPFDEASVDVIEAQGLDIIKVASCSFGDWPLIERIVRTDRPIIASTAGASVATLDNMVSFLRHRDKAFALLHCVAEYPAPDEHMQLSQIDFLRQRYPGLRVGFSTHEHPDHADLVAMAVAKGADIFEKHVAVGTPEYPVNGYSATPEQVRRWLASARRAFAICGSPSERAPVNTAEQDSLRSLRRGVFVRRPIDAGQTLENADVYFAFPPEPGQITANEWSKYSRFVAREPIAADGAVTLANTEQSDRRARILDIACRVRELLQHSRITVPGGVDLEISHHYGLERFDEVGLTMFTVVNRGYCKKLLVSLPGQLHPEQLHRRKEETFHILFGEIEISLDGKLQRCKEGEVINIEPGVRHAFSTRTGAVIEEISSTHFADDSFYTDEAINLNRDRKTRLMYWLN
- the rfbH gene encoding lipopolysaccharide biosynthesis protein RfbH; the encoded protein is MANEEALQLRQRIAELVDQYAALTLGQPRPFEPGVSVVPPSGKLLDAAELRLMVEASLDGWLTTGRFNAAFESGLAQFLGVPHVLTVNSGSSANLVAFHTLTSPRLGERAIRPGDEVISVAAGFPTTVNPILQFGAVPVFVDVDIPTYNVDASLIEAAIGPRTKAIMLAHTLGNPFNLDVVTDLCRRHGLWLVEDCCDALGSTYRGQKVGTFGDIGTLSFYPAHHITMGEGGAVFTRHDELRRIAESFRDWGRDCYCAPGKDNTCGRRFCQQLGQLPAGYDHKYTYSHLGYNLKITDMQAACGLAQLGKLEAFIAARRRHFTFLHERLRSCEEFLILPQATAGAEPSWFGFPITLREEAPVSRLDLLTYLDQQRVGTRLLFAGNLTRQPYMQGRNYRVSGTLARSDTVMSKTFWIGVQPALTEPMLEHAAASIEQYLGVRFD